TTAGGCGAGAGCTTCAGTGCGGCAGTCTGTAGCGATGGGAGTTATGGTGTTGATGAAGGGTTGATCTGTGGATATCCATTGACCAGTGATGGATCAACTTGGAAAATCGTGGAAGGGATTGAGCATGATGATTTTGCTCAGGATAAATTTACTGCGACTTTACAGGAATTACGAGATGAGCGCGATGTCGTTCGTGATCTATTGCCTGAATAATCTATGAACGATATTAGATTAGTGAAAGAGTCACAGTCATTTGACGTGGCTCTTTCTGTTTATACCAAATAGAAAAATGAGAATCGGTCGAATCTATCATGCACTCGGAAGAATTACGAAAAATCGATAATGAACATGTTTGGCATCCTTTCACACAGATGAAAACGCATCGGGATGAAAACGTGCCTATGATCGAATCCGGAGAAGGTTTCTTTTTGAAAGATAATGAAGGGCGCGCTTATCTGGATGGTGTTTCCTCACTTTGGTGTAACGTGCATGGCCATCGTGTTCCAGAAATCGATCAGGCGATTCGAGAGCAATTGGACAAAATCGCGCACACGACTTTATTAGGGCTGGCGAGTGTTCCATCTATCGAGTTAGCAAGCGAGTTAGTAAAGAGAACTCCAGAGAAACTGACGAAAGTATTTTATTCTGACAGTGGTTCGACAGCCGTTGAAATCGCATTGAAAATGGCGTTTCAATATCATGCACAGAAACAGACTCCTGATGATCAACCTCGAGATTTATTTGCCTGTATGCAGCATGCCTATCATGGTGATACCATTGGTTCTGTCAGCGTAGGAGGAATTTCAATTTTTCATGAGATTTTCGGTAGCTTATTGTTTGAATCAATACAAGTGCCCTGTCCGACGGCGTTTCACTGTCCTGAAGGATATTCAGAATCAAGTTACCTGGAATATTGTGATCAGGAGTTGGAACGATTGGTTACAGCGAATCACCAGAGATTGGCTGCTTTTATTATTGAGCCGTTAGTGCAAGGTGCGGCGGGGATGCTGATGCACCCTCCCGGTTACTTAAGGCGTGTGCGTGAATTGACCGCTCGATACGGAATTCCGCTCATTGCCGATGAAGTAGCCGTTGGTCTGGGACGTACTGGAACGATGTTTGCCTGTGAGCAGGAAGACGTAGCTCCTGATTTTCTTTGTCTGGCGAAAGGTATCACTGGAGGCTATCTACCTCTGGCAGTGACGATGGCGACAGATGAAATTTTTAATGCGTTTGAAGGAGCACCCGAAGATTACAAGACATTTTTCCATGGCCATACCTATACTGGTAATTCTCTTGCCTGCGCAGCCGCTCTTGCGACTTTAAAATTATTCGATACTCAACAGACTCTCGAAAATGTTAAAGAGAATACTGAAATTTTATCTCACCGATTGGCTGAACTACAAGATCACCCGCACGTGGGCGAAATCCGTCAAAAAGGAGTGATGGTGGGGATCGAACTGGTGTCAGACCGAGAAACAAAAGCAGCTTTTCCTATGGGCAGGCGAGTCGGGCATCAAGTGACCTTGGCTGCCAGAAAGAATGGAGTGATTGTTCGCCCGTTGGGAGATGTCGTCGTTCTGATGCCCGCACCTGGCATGCCTGCCGAATTAATCCATCAACTTTGTGATGTTGTGTTTTCAGCCATTGATGAAGTGATCAGTTTGCAGGTTGCGTAGAGCAATACAGAAGTGATGCTGGTATTAGGAATTCTTAGGCTCATCTTTGTCAGGGGATGGTTCAGATGAAGGAGGCGCTTGCTGTTCCATCTGCTTAAGTACATCTTTGATGTCCACTGTTTTTATGTCTTTTAAGCTCTCCAGTGAAATATCTGATTGTTGTATGAGCTTGGCTGTTTTGCTATAGGCAAATTTTTGATCATTGATTGAAAATCTCCAAACCATAAACGCCAGTGTAATACTAATGATCAAAAAGAGACTGATCATGTATTTTGCTGCCCCAGAAGAAGAACGGGTTTGTGTTTTCGATGGAGGAAACCAGCGAATTTGTCGTGCGATCAATAAAGGTGCTGTTTGTAGTTTACCTGCCGCTGATGGATAGCCATATTTTTTAAAATAGTAACCAGTAATCTGTATGGAGGGCATTTCTTTGAGATTGTCACCTCGGGGAATTCCTTCTGGAAGTTGGGCGCAGAGCACACGCCAAGGATGAGTTCCGGAATCTTTTGAAAAAAACCAGCCTTCATAGAGCGATTGGATTCCATAGGAATTTTTACTAACTGGCAAAGAAGTGAGTTTTTTGAGTCGTCCTTTCACTGTCATGAGTTGACCACGATATTTGGATGATTCCGTCATCAAAACAACGAAGGGCGGTGCAGGTTCAGCCGATTGTTCTAAAACATTCTGCGGAATTGAAGCGGCTTTTGCGAGTAGATAATAGAGCGCCCCGGCTTCATGATTGCGGATACCAAGTGTGCTATCAGAAACAGATTTCAGAATTTTGGGATCAATTTGTACATCATATTCCCCATTTTTTAGTTGCGTTTTGACTGTTTCTGGAACATTGATTTCAGGCTTGGGTTCTGATCGAAACTCATCAGGTTTTAGTTCCGATTCTTGTTTAACACTAAAATCAATTTCACGATTAGGAATATCAGTTTGCTGATTGGTAGCCTCATTCTCTGGACGACCAGTTAACCAGTACCAGTTACTGGGTTTGGATGCAAAATGCATTGCTATAAAAATAACACCAATCGCGGCGACCAGTCTGAAAAGTCGAACTTGATCGCGACGGCTGAAGTAGGAAGGCGTAGTAGATCGTTTATGAAACCGCATTCATCAACGCCTTTTTCTCGTTCCTTTTTTGATTTTTATATTTCAATAGCCACTCATACCTATTGAATAAAAACGAATGGATTCGATATTACTTTTTTCGCTTTGGTTTATACATATGGGTGGCTTGTCCAATGAAACCTTCGGCAGCTTCCATCATGGTTTCAGAAAGCGTGGGATGAGCATGGATGCTTTCAGCAACATCCTCTGCAACCGCTGCCATTTCAACTGCCATAACTCCTTCTGCGATCAGCTCCCCTGCGCCGGGGCCCACGATTCCAACTCCGAGGACACGTCCCTTTTTCTTTTCGAAGATCATTTTCGTAAGTCCTTCCGTGCGGCCCAGCGTTTGTGCTCGTCCTGAGGCAGCCCAGGGGAACCGGGTAATTTCCACATCGAGTCCCTGATCTTTCGCCTCTTGTTCAGTGATACCACACCAGGCGATCTCGGGGTCGGTAAAGACAACTGCGGGAATTGCAATGTTGTCAAACTGAGCTGGTTCACCGGCAATCGTTTCGATGGCTACTTTCGCTTCACGAGTTGCTTTGTGTGCCAGCATGGGTTCACCGGCGATATCTCCAATAACAAAAATATGAGGCTCAGCTGTCCGCTGATTGGCATCGTGTTTAATGAATCCTCGCTCGTCGAGTTCTAGTTTGGTATTTTCGAGACCAATTCCTTTATTGTTAGGTCGACGTCCAATCGAAATCAGTACCCGGTCGAATGTTTGTTGAGGTTCGACCCCTTCACCCGATAAGTCTGCAATAATCCCGCTACTATCTGGGGTGAGCTTCTCAACTTTGGTATTCAAGTGAATTGCGGTAAAGCTCTCAGCCAATCGTTTTTGTAGAGGTCTTACCAAGTCGCGGTCTGCTCCTGGAAGTAACCCATCAGTCATTTCGACAACAGTAACCTGTGAGCCAAGAGCTGCGTAGACGCTACCCATTTCAAGACCAATGTATCCACCACCTACGACTAGTAATTTATCGGGCACATCGGCTAATTCGAGAGCCCCCGTTGAATCCATGATTCGAGGATCATCAAGATCAAATACAGGAGGAACTGCTGGAGAAGAGCCTGTGGCAACAACTGCATGTTTAAAACTAATCATTTCCGTCGTGCCATCTGGCTTCAAGACTTCAACGGAATGTGAGTCGTGAAAACGTCCAAATCCTTTCACGATTTCTACATGACGTGCGCCCGCGAGTTGAGAGATACCTCCCGTCAATTGTGTGACTACTTTGGTTTTGAACTCACGTAATTTATCAAGATCAATTTCGGGTTTTTGAAAAGAAACTCCCCAGGCAGAAGATTCTTTGGTTTCATTAATGAGTTTGGCAATGTGTAAAAGCGCTTTGGAAGGAATACAACCACGATTCAGGCAGACACCACCAGGGGCCACATCATCATTGACCATGATGACTTTGAAGCCCTTATCTGCGGCATCGAATGCAGCAGGGTAACCGCCGGGACCACCGCCGATGACCACAATATCTGTTTCTCTGGTTGCTGATCCAGGCATAATATACGTTAACCTTCTTTTTATTTTTTCTAGGCTTCAATACGGGACGAGTTGATTTCTTAGCAGTCAACCAGAAGGTTGAAAGGATCAGAAAGTAGACTGGAGATACGCACGATAAAGCGTGCAGCATCGGCACCATTAATCACTCGATGGTCGTAGGAAAGCGATAAAGGAAGCATGAGACGGGCAACCGGATCCTCATTGATTAACTGGAATTCATGTCGAGAACGAGACATTCCCAGGATGGCTACCTCCGGATAATTCACAATAGGAGTAAATGAGGTTCCACCCAATCCCCCTAGGTTGGTGATTGTAAAGGTCCCTCCCTGCATATCAGCCATTTCCAGTTTACGGTCACGGGCTTTGACTGCCATCTCCGTCATTTCCTGAGCGATAGCAATAATGTTTTTCTTATCAACATCCTTGACAACAGGGACAATCAAACCATTTTCCGTATCAACAGCAACACCGATATTAATGTATTTTTTGTAAATGATTTCATTAGTGTCTGAATCGAAGCTGGAATTGAATGCGGGGAACTCATGGAGCACAATAGCAACCGCTTTCATGGCGAGTGCTGTCATTGTGATCTTGGGACCAGAGTAGTTTGGTTTGGAAATAAACAGTTTCCGTGCTGTTTCTAAATCGGTAATGTCAGCCAAGTCATGTTGCGTTACATGAGGAATAATCTGCCAGGAAAGATTGAGGTTGTTGGCTGAAACGCGTGAGAGCTTGTTTAATTTCTTACGTTCTACTTCACCAAATTGGGTAAAATCAGGCAGTGGGGGTACGGCAATCCCACTTCCACCACCAGCAGGGCCTCCTCCAGCGATTAAATTTTTGACATAATTCTCAACGTCTTCCTGATTGACACGACCACCAGGACCGGAACCGCTCACCAAATGTAAATCGACACCAAGTTTTCGCGCAAGCCGTCGTGTAGCAGGTCCTGCTGGAACGGGAGCTTTATTTGATGACGATTCGGCTGAGGAAGCAGGTCCTGATTGAGGAACTGCAGGAGCTGGCGCTGGTTTGCTCTCAGGTTGGGGCTGAGTAGGTTCCGGCTTGACTGGATCAGCTGCTTTTGTTTCAGCCGGTGGTGTTTCCACCGGTTTGCTGTCTGTTTCAGGTGCTGGAGTTACAGCACCATTGGATTCTTCGATGGAAAGCAGGACTGTACCAATGGCGATAGAGTCCCCTTCAGATACGTTTAGCTCTGCGATTGTACCTGTATGAGGAGATTCG
The Gimesia aquarii DNA segment above includes these coding regions:
- the bioA gene encoding adenosylmethionine--8-amino-7-oxononanoate transaminase, coding for MHSEELRKIDNEHVWHPFTQMKTHRDENVPMIESGEGFFLKDNEGRAYLDGVSSLWCNVHGHRVPEIDQAIREQLDKIAHTTLLGLASVPSIELASELVKRTPEKLTKVFYSDSGSTAVEIALKMAFQYHAQKQTPDDQPRDLFACMQHAYHGDTIGSVSVGGISIFHEIFGSLLFESIQVPCPTAFHCPEGYSESSYLEYCDQELERLVTANHQRLAAFIIEPLVQGAAGMLMHPPGYLRRVRELTARYGIPLIADEVAVGLGRTGTMFACEQEDVAPDFLCLAKGITGGYLPLAVTMATDEIFNAFEGAPEDYKTFFHGHTYTGNSLACAAALATLKLFDTQQTLENVKENTEILSHRLAELQDHPHVGEIRQKGVMVGIELVSDRETKAAFPMGRRVGHQVTLAARKNGVIVRPLGDVVVLMPAPGMPAELIHQLCDVVFSAIDEVISLQVA
- the lpdA gene encoding dihydrolipoyl dehydrogenase — encoded protein: MPGSATRETDIVVIGGGPGGYPAAFDAADKGFKVIMVNDDVAPGGVCLNRGCIPSKALLHIAKLINETKESSAWGVSFQKPEIDLDKLREFKTKVVTQLTGGISQLAGARHVEIVKGFGRFHDSHSVEVLKPDGTTEMISFKHAVVATGSSPAVPPVFDLDDPRIMDSTGALELADVPDKLLVVGGGYIGLEMGSVYAALGSQVTVVEMTDGLLPGADRDLVRPLQKRLAESFTAIHLNTKVEKLTPDSSGIIADLSGEGVEPQQTFDRVLISIGRRPNNKGIGLENTKLELDERGFIKHDANQRTAEPHIFVIGDIAGEPMLAHKATREAKVAIETIAGEPAQFDNIAIPAVVFTDPEIAWCGITEQEAKDQGLDVEITRFPWAASGRAQTLGRTEGLTKMIFEKKKGRVLGVGIVGPGAGELIAEGVMAVEMAAVAEDVAESIHAHPTLSETMMEAAEGFIGQATHMYKPKRKK
- a CDS encoding 2-oxo acid dehydrogenase subunit E2; translated protein: MATEFKLPEVSEGVETADVGQISVAVGDSVEEGQVLMDIETDKAVVQLESPHTGTIAELNVSEGDSIAIGTVLLSIEESNGAVTPAPETDSKPVETPPAETKAADPVKPEPTQPQPESKPAPAPAVPQSGPASSAESSSNKAPVPAGPATRRLARKLGVDLHLVSGSGPGGRVNQEDVENYVKNLIAGGGPAGGGSGIAVPPLPDFTQFGEVERKKLNKLSRVSANNLNLSWQIIPHVTQHDLADITDLETARKLFISKPNYSGPKITMTALAMKAVAIVLHEFPAFNSSFDSDTNEIIYKKYINIGVAVDTENGLIVPVVKDVDKKNIIAIAQEMTEMAVKARDRKLEMADMQGGTFTITNLGGLGGTSFTPIVNYPEVAILGMSRSRHEFQLINEDPVARLMLPLSLSYDHRVINGADAARFIVRISSLLSDPFNLLVDC